The Limnospira fusiformis SAG 85.79 genomic interval CCCCACCAATTTAATCATCCTGCTGATTAGTTGGATAGCCTGTCTGTGTGGGAATATCTATATTGTCGGTCTTAATCAATTAGAAGATATCGAAATAGACGTAATTAATAAACCCGATTTACCTTTAGCGTCTGGGGTATATTCTCGCCGCCAGGGTCAAATTATCGTAGCCACTACAGGGATATTGGCGGTTATTTTAGCCGTGGTTGGGGGGCCTTTTTTGGCAGCTACTGTTGGGATTAGTTTAATTCTCGGCACCGCCTATTCCCTCCCTCCCATACGCTTAAAAAGATTTCCAGTTTGGGCGGCATTATGTATATTTACAGTCCGGGGGGTGATTGTCAACCTGGGGCTGTTTTGTCATTTTAGCCAGCAGTTATCAACCCCCCAATTATGGCAAATTCCGGTAATACCCCCGACGGTTTGGGTGTTAACCCTATTTATTTTGGTGTTTACGTTTGCTATTGCCATTTTTAAGGATATCCCCGATATTGAAGGCGATCGCCAATATCATATTACCACCTTTACCATCCGCCTCGGAACCGTAGCCGTATTTAATCTAGCTAGGGGAGTAATCACCATCTGTTATTTAGGGATGATGGCGGCGGCTTTCCTAGTTTATGAAAGTTTAAACCCAGTATTTTTAGTGATGACTAATCTGATATTACTGAGTTTTATGTGGTGGCAAAGCACCAGTGTAGACCTAGGGGAAAAACAAGCGATCGCCAATTTTTAC includes:
- a CDS encoding homogentisate phytyltransferase — protein: MNQTSSTTLPKVTGNSVQKNAPWLYAFWKFSRPHTIIGTSLSVLGLFTIAFSDQLNPTTWENPLFVPTNLIILLISWIACLCGNIYIVGLNQLEDIEIDVINKPDLPLASGVYSRRQGQIIVATTGILAVILAVVGGPFLAATVGISLILGTAYSLPPIRLKRFPVWAALCIFTVRGVIVNLGLFCHFSQQLSTPQLWQIPVIPPTVWVLTLFILVFTFAIAIFKDIPDIEGDRQYHITTFTIRLGTVAVFNLARGVITICYLGMMAAAFLVYESLNPVFLVMTNLILLSFMWWQSTSVDLGEKQAIANFYQLLWKLFFLEYILFPIACLLG